The stretch of DNA GGACGACGTAGTAGTCGCCCGGCAACAGCATCGGGTTGGGTCGGCGCTTGGGGGCGGGCTCTGCGGGGACGGCGTCCTGCTCGACGTCGGCGTCGGCCGCGTCCTCCTCCTCGAGCTCGACGGGGCCCTCGGCGGCCGGGTCGGTGTCGACGGCGGAGTCGGCACCTGCGGCGCTCAGCAGGTCGTCGAGGTCGTCCTCGGACTCGGCCTCTGACGCCGCGGCGGCATCCTCGTCGGCGGTGGTCTCCGCGGGCTCGTCCTGCTGGACCGCGTCGGCGGCGTCGGTCCCCTCAGCCGGCTGGGTGTCCTCGGCCACGGCGTCGGCGGGGACGGTGTCGGCGGGGGCGGTGTCGGACTGGGCCTCGGCGGGCGTCGGGGTGGGCTCGTCGCTCATGTCGCTCACCCGAAGATCCAGAAGACGAGCTGGCCGAACAGCTGGTCGAGCCCGAAGATGAACGCGCCGATGATGAGGGTCGTCACCAGCACGATCAGGGAGTACTGGACGACCTCGCCGCGCGACGGCCACGCGACGCGCCGGAGCTCGGTCCGCACCTCCCTCAGGAACTGGGCCGGGCCGGTGCGCGCCTTCGGGGCACCGCTGTTGGTTGTGTCGCT from Euzebya sp. encodes:
- the secE gene encoding preprotein translocase subunit SecE produces the protein MSDTTNSGAPKARTGPAQFLREVRTELRRVAWPSRGEVVQYSLIVLVTTLIIGAFIFGLDQLFGQLVFWIFG